A part of Candidatus Hydrogenedentota bacterium genomic DNA contains:
- a CDS encoding glycosyltransferase family 2 protein, which produces MENASSTETRESSAVPEYSVIVPCFQEAATLKEFHGKLAQFIRGFHASFEIIYVSDGSTDGTIEVLREIFDADETVTSVVDLARNYGQTNALTAGIERANGRHLVFMDCDLQVNPADLGILIEEFQKGNYDMVGGRRVERRDNRGRVWISRLGNAVIGRLLGVPLHDLGCGMKVLDGGLMRSFRTGPQRPLDPGAAMLCIRSVAEVPITHQPRRHDRSRWTLRRVLLLYRNLFTSLIPGLFPFAVGALFFVLVISFMYVLGAWAAPTFFPLPGMDVLLPVLILSHMILSLVFFIVLAEFMLHGSAAENELAYIARRVWTRPWKPCRGTAASRESAGKSDGFTG; this is translated from the coding sequence ATGGAGAACGCCAGTTCCACCGAAACCCGGGAGAGTTCGGCTGTCCCGGAGTACAGCGTGATCGTGCCCTGTTTTCAGGAGGCGGCCACTCTCAAGGAGTTTCACGGCAAACTGGCGCAGTTCATTCGCGGATTCCATGCGTCGTTTGAAATCATCTACGTCAGCGATGGAAGCACCGACGGCACCATCGAGGTCCTGCGTGAAATCTTCGATGCTGATGAGACCGTAACGAGCGTGGTGGATTTGGCGCGGAATTATGGCCAGACCAACGCCTTGACGGCCGGCATCGAGCGGGCGAATGGGCGCCATCTTGTTTTCATGGACTGCGACTTGCAGGTCAATCCGGCGGATCTCGGCATTCTTATCGAAGAATTTCAAAAAGGGAACTACGATATGGTCGGTGGTCGCCGGGTCGAACGGCGGGACAACCGGGGCCGGGTCTGGATTTCCCGGTTGGGCAATGCCGTAATCGGCCGGCTGCTGGGCGTGCCGTTGCACGATCTGGGCTGCGGAATGAAGGTGCTCGACGGCGGTCTCATGCGTTCGTTCCGCACGGGGCCGCAGCGTCCGCTGGATCCGGGGGCGGCCATGCTGTGCATCCGGAGCGTGGCCGAAGTGCCGATTACGCACCAGCCGCGACGGCACGACCGTTCCCGCTGGACGCTGCGCCGCGTTCTGTTGTTGTACCGGAACCTTTTTACGAGTCTTATTCCCGGCCTTTTTCCGTTTGCCGTGGGCGCTCTGTTTTTCGTGCTTGTGATCTCTTTCATGTATGTTTTGGGGGCATGGGCGGCCCCGACTTTTTTCCCACTTCCCGGTATGGATGTGCTATTGCCGGTATTGATACTGTCGCACATGATACTGAGCCTTGTGTTCTTCATCGTTCTGGCCGAATTCATGCTGCACGGAAGCGCCGCCGAAAATGAACTAGCCTACATTGCGCGGCGTGTCTGGACGCGGCCATGGAAACCGTGTCGCGGCACGGCCGCGTCCCGCGAATCCGCGGGGAAATCCGATGGATTTACCGGATAA
- a CDS encoding radical SAM protein produces MDLPDNKPLSRRLVPAGRLFGLAQRLYTDLPMRLLRNGYALPPWQYIIELTRRCNLQCRMCLNAAWRAHVPADEQRDRELAQDEWRAVIDQIPAFRLISFTGGEVFIRTDFPELLEYAGRRHFTHVMTNLTTVSEDHAALLARLAARRLGRLGLMVVGTSIDGPAEVHDRIRGLPGAFNRTVETMRRLLDARKALRKTCPRLHMTAVIQRDNARTLAELPRIAKQAGADELLLLCETRSYDLRTDTVEDPAAITRADIPWPRIDRDTLRISLLACMDSARAAGIRLRLPRMPMDDLLDYYDGVELPLDRYTCRSPWYMQGMDCAGYVGSCGYGLVGNVRDTPLAELWNGARQRRFRQERRGSLLALCPGCCFMEHRETARWM; encoded by the coding sequence ATGGATTTACCGGATAACAAACCTCTTTCACGCCGCCTTGTGCCGGCGGGCCGTCTTTTCGGCCTTGCGCAGCGTCTGTACACGGACTTGCCCATGCGCTTGTTACGGAACGGATATGCCCTGCCGCCCTGGCAATACATCATCGAGTTGACCCGGCGCTGCAATCTGCAATGCCGGATGTGCCTCAACGCCGCCTGGCGCGCCCATGTGCCGGCGGACGAACAGCGGGATCGTGAACTTGCCCAGGATGAATGGCGCGCCGTCATTGACCAGATACCGGCGTTTCGGTTGATTTCGTTTACCGGCGGCGAGGTATTCATCCGAACCGATTTCCCGGAATTGCTCGAATACGCCGGCAGACGTCATTTCACGCATGTCATGACCAATCTCACAACCGTTTCCGAAGATCACGCCGCATTATTGGCCCGTCTTGCCGCCCGCCGCCTCGGCCGTTTGGGCCTCATGGTCGTGGGAACATCCATCGACGGGCCCGCCGAAGTGCATGACCGCATTCGCGGACTGCCGGGCGCATTCAACCGGACCGTGGAGACCATGCGGCGGCTGCTGGATGCCCGAAAAGCCCTGCGAAAAACCTGTCCTCGCCTCCACATGACCGCCGTTATTCAACGCGACAATGCCCGGACACTGGCTGAACTGCCGCGCATCGCGAAACAGGCCGGCGCCGATGAATTGTTGTTGCTATGCGAAACACGATCTTACGATCTACGAACCGATACCGTCGAAGATCCTGCCGCGATCACTCGGGCCGACATTCCATGGCCCCGGATTGACCGTGACACGCTTCGGATTTCCCTGCTTGCGTGCATGGACTCGGCGCGCGCCGCCGGTATTCGGCTGCGTTTGCCGCGCATGCCCATGGACGATCTGCTGGATTACTATGACGGTGTCGAGTTGCCCCTCGATCGCTACACGTGCCGGAGCCCTTGGTACATGCAGGGGATGGATTGCGCCGGTTACGTGGGTTCCTGCGGGTACGGACTTGTCGGAAATGTCCGCGATACCCCCTTGGCCGAACTATGGAACGGCGCACGGCAGCGACGTTTCCGGCAAGAACGGCGCGGATCGCTGTTGGCGCTATGCCCCGGATGCTGTTTTATGGAACATCGCGAAACCGCCCGGTGGATGTAG
- a CDS encoding tetratricopeptide repeat protein has product MAHVPTKITPVEETAFAGTHGIAEKTFSICRKGFVFLLTSEWFYLGIILLIGLLLRAWYLSEIVHAPDFAAPQQDADVQDYHARAMATGDWTVRPGENDPEIRTTPYFRPPGYPYYLSVIYSLTGGSYMAPRIVQLLLGLASVVLIYLLARGVFGPLAALSAAFLQSIYWGFIYWEGELNDPALFVFLGLLLMHMLRLWRLKMTFMRAFAAGILVGAYALMRPNILLFGPFIAAWMLWVAWRRKNWKRMIPAWIALALAPFLMIAPVTIRNYLVSGEFVPISTYFGENFLIGNGEDSDGITPWTPYLQELEGTGRWSVWVYVNVVKGLGKQLGRPDLGHAEASSYFFRKGLDYAKAHKMRTLKLAIKKAVLFWSPLEITCNKVVQDEKDFYRPLKYLPGFSLLTGLFAGGCGLLALGLFRRRSTPWPDGAGDMIVLALAFVAVYYLSFIPFFVNGRARVPITPFLIFFGSYAVSCVLRAAADRAYVRSAFVVSVLAILCALVNIQYIPYVPDHARWHYQRADSFLRQNRVSEALDEGRKLLDLGTGMPYMHHRLAEGFAQKNRFEEAEEHYRATLKLQPEFQNLHYMLANVLVKLRKMDEAMAAYREAIRLNPNDARAHHELGALLANAGQTDEAMAHFEKAVTIAPHFGAVLEKMGRLLAAQGKAHEALARHEAIIAADPSSEEAYYNYGRELTAQRKISEAIAAFEKALALDPSQPRARNAIAAIHAEQGRIEEAIAAYEESIRTAPNDKTAYTDLAVILADRGRIDEAIGLFQEAIRIDPGYAYALDRLGRLLAAKGQSQKAIDYYQAAREADPDNQDIHYLLGRELIMQGEKDEAAAEFGEALRLNPDDARAHNELGEILAERGQIDEAMKHYEEALRVDPQFGYVLDKLGRLLVEAGRGDEAIARYQQALDINPTNQDVHYLMARELARKRENEKALQHFEEAVRLNPEDARAHNDMALLLARLGKSEEALRHYELAVKAKPDFTLAFNNWGNLLASLGRYQEADEKYRQALAIRGEDELAYYNLALSADAQNQTDAAIAFFHKAMANCPSNSNIPNDLGLLYSNLGNTAEAVRWYEHALTVDPKNPTIYNNLGYEAYKNGQLDKAIVYYRQALDIMPNFVLALNNLGMTFAEQDKIDEAIEQFEKALQIAPDDANIHNNAGYQYYRKGAYEKALEHFNEAIRLVPQFPLAYNNLGLVMQALKKPEEAIAQFQKALEIYPADKLAHYNIANVLVAEGRPQESLPEFEQAVKNAPDNPNIITDYANALVKAQRVDDAVMLYKQALRLNPNHVGANCNLGSIMLLANELDGAIEHFRKALATSPDFAPAREGLQKALHARNRGGNG; this is encoded by the coding sequence ATGGCACACGTCCCGACGAAAATTACGCCCGTCGAGGAAACCGCCTTTGCCGGAACACATGGAATCGCCGAAAAGACCTTTTCGATATGCAGAAAAGGCTTTGTTTTCCTTTTGACGAGCGAATGGTTCTATCTGGGCATCATCCTACTGATCGGATTGTTACTTCGGGCGTGGTATCTGTCGGAAATCGTTCATGCCCCCGATTTTGCGGCGCCCCAGCAGGATGCGGATGTCCAGGATTACCATGCGCGCGCCATGGCCACGGGCGATTGGACGGTCCGTCCGGGTGAAAACGATCCCGAAATACGCACAACGCCCTATTTTCGTCCACCGGGGTATCCCTACTATCTTTCCGTAATCTATTCCCTAACCGGCGGCAGCTACATGGCGCCGCGAATCGTCCAGTTGCTATTGGGACTGGCCAGCGTCGTCTTGATTTACCTTCTGGCCAGGGGTGTTTTTGGCCCACTCGCGGCATTGTCTGCGGCTTTTTTACAGTCCATTTACTGGGGCTTCATTTATTGGGAAGGCGAATTGAACGATCCGGCCCTCTTTGTGTTTCTCGGACTCCTTCTCATGCACATGTTGCGTTTGTGGCGTCTGAAAATGACATTCATGCGGGCGTTCGCGGCGGGCATCCTTGTCGGAGCCTACGCCCTCATGCGGCCTAACATTTTATTGTTTGGACCGTTTATCGCGGCATGGATGCTTTGGGTGGCTTGGCGTCGGAAGAATTGGAAACGCATGATCCCCGCATGGATTGCCTTGGCGCTGGCGCCTTTCCTCATGATTGCACCCGTTACTATTCGCAATTACCTGGTTTCCGGGGAGTTTGTGCCTATTTCCACCTATTTCGGCGAGAATTTTCTGATAGGGAACGGCGAGGATTCGGACGGCATCACGCCTTGGACGCCTTATTTGCAGGAATTGGAAGGGACGGGCCGGTGGTCGGTATGGGTCTACGTCAACGTGGTGAAGGGTCTCGGGAAACAGTTGGGCCGTCCCGATTTGGGCCATGCCGAGGCCTCCTCCTATTTCTTCCGAAAGGGGCTCGATTACGCCAAAGCACACAAGATGCGGACGTTGAAACTTGCGATCAAAAAGGCCGTGCTGTTCTGGTCGCCGCTCGAAATCACCTGCAACAAGGTGGTTCAGGACGAAAAGGATTTCTACCGTCCGTTGAAATATCTGCCCGGTTTTTCCCTTTTGACGGGTTTGTTCGCCGGGGGATGCGGCCTGCTGGCGCTGGGTCTTTTCAGGCGCCGATCCACTCCATGGCCCGACGGCGCCGGCGACATGATAGTGCTGGCCTTGGCCTTCGTGGCGGTCTATTATCTAAGTTTCATTCCCTTTTTCGTCAATGGCCGGGCCCGCGTGCCCATAACACCGTTTCTCATTTTCTTCGGATCCTATGCCGTTAGTTGCGTGTTACGGGCGGCTGCCGACAGGGCCTATGTGCGTTCAGCGTTCGTGGTCAGCGTATTGGCCATTCTTTGCGCGCTGGTGAACATTCAATATATCCCCTATGTGCCGGATCATGCGCGCTGGCATTATCAGCGCGCGGATTCGTTTCTGCGTCAGAATCGCGTTTCGGAAGCGCTCGACGAAGGGCGGAAATTGCTTGATCTGGGGACGGGGATGCCCTATATGCACCATCGGCTGGCCGAGGGTTTCGCGCAGAAGAACCGTTTCGAGGAGGCGGAGGAACATTACCGGGCGACGCTGAAACTGCAACCTGAATTTCAGAACCTGCACTATATGCTGGCGAACGTTCTCGTCAAACTCAGGAAAATGGATGAGGCCATGGCCGCGTACCGGGAAGCGATCCGCCTCAATCCGAACGATGCTCGAGCGCATCACGAACTGGGGGCGCTGCTGGCCAATGCCGGTCAAACGGACGAAGCAATGGCACATTTTGAAAAGGCCGTGACCATCGCCCCGCATTTCGGCGCGGTGCTCGAAAAAATGGGCCGTCTGTTGGCCGCCCAAGGCAAGGCGCATGAGGCCCTTGCCCGCCACGAGGCCATTATTGCCGCCGATCCGTCGTCCGAAGAAGCCTATTACAATTACGGACGGGAACTGACGGCCCAGCGGAAAATATCCGAAGCCATCGCCGCATTTGAAAAAGCCCTCGCTCTTGATCCAAGCCAGCCGCGCGCGCGAAACGCCATTGCCGCCATCCATGCCGAGCAGGGTCGAATCGAGGAGGCGATTGCGGCCTATGAGGAATCCATCCGCACGGCCCCAAACGACAAGACCGCCTATACGGACTTGGCGGTTATCCTCGCCGACCGGGGCCGGATCGACGAGGCCATTGGACTGTTCCAGGAAGCCATCCGCATTGATCCGGGGTATGCGTACGCCCTGGATCGCCTGGGACGTTTGCTGGCCGCCAAAGGCCAATCGCAAAAAGCCATTGACTATTATCAGGCCGCCCGCGAGGCGGATCCCGACAATCAGGACATTCATTACCTCCTGGGACGGGAACTGATCATGCAGGGCGAGAAGGATGAGGCGGCCGCCGAGTTCGGGGAGGCACTGCGGTTGAATCCTGACGATGCCCGCGCCCACAACGAATTGGGTGAAATACTCGCGGAACGCGGACAAATTGACGAGGCCATGAAACATTATGAAGAGGCCCTACGGGTGGATCCACAATTCGGATATGTGCTCGACAAACTGGGGCGGCTTCTGGTCGAAGCGGGCCGCGGCGACGAGGCCATCGCGCGCTATCAACAGGCCTTGGACATCAATCCGACGAATCAGGATGTGCATTATCTGATGGCGCGGGAACTGGCCCGAAAGCGTGAAAACGAAAAGGCGCTGCAACACTTCGAGGAAGCCGTGCGCCTCAATCCGGAAGACGCGCGCGCCCACAACGACATGGCGCTGCTCTTGGCCCGCCTGGGAAAATCCGAAGAAGCCTTGCGTCATTACGAACTGGCGGTAAAGGCGAAGCCCGATTTTACCCTGGCGTTCAACAACTGGGGCAATCTGCTGGCAAGCCTTGGACGCTATCAGGAAGCAGACGAAAAATACCGGCAGGCACTGGCCATTCGCGGTGAGGATGAATTGGCCTATTACAATTTGGCGCTTTCCGCGGACGCGCAGAACCAGACCGACGCCGCCATCGCCTTTTTCCACAAAGCCATGGCGAATTGCCCGTCCAATTCCAATATCCCCAACGACCTCGGCCTGCTCTATTCGAATTTGGGCAATACCGCCGAAGCGGTGCGCTGGTATGAACATGCATTGACCGTGGATCCGAAGAACCCCACTATTTATAACAACCTCGGTTATGAGGCTTATAAAAACGGCCAGTTGGACAAGGCGATCGTTTATTACCGGCAGGCGCTGGACATCATGCCGAATTTCGTGTTGGCGCTGAACAATCTGGGCATGACGTTCGCCGAACAAGACAAAATTGACGAGGCCATCGAACAATTTGAAAAAGCGCTTCAAATCGCCCCGGACGACGCGAATATCCACAACAACGCCGGTTACCAATATTATCGCAAGGGCGCTTATGAAAAAGCCCTCGAACATTTCAACGAGGCCATCCGCCTTGTGCCGCAATTTCCGCTGGCTTACAACAATCTCGGTTTGGTGATGCAGGCGCTAAAAAAACCGGAAGAAGCCATTGCCCAATTTCAAAAGGCGCTGGAAATATATCCGGCGGACAAACTGGCGCATTACAATATTGCCAACGTATTGGTCGCGGAAGGACGTCCACAGGAATCGCTTCCCGAATTCGAGCAGGCCGTCAAAAACGCCCCGGACAATCCCAATATCATCACCGATTACGCCAATGCGCTGGTAAAGGCACAGCGTGTGGACGATGCCGTAATGCTTTACAAGCAGGCCTTGCGACTCAATCCAAATCACGTCGGCGCCAACTGCAATCTGGGCAGCATCATGTTGTTGGCCAATGAACTTGACGGCGCCATTGAACATTTTCGCAAAGCGCTTGCAACCAGTCCGGATTTCGCGCCGGCTCGGGAAGGGTTGCAAAAAGCGTTGCATGCGCGCAATCGCGGTGGAAACGGATAG
- a CDS encoding GH116 family glycosyl hydrolase, with translation MTKQTVFMVFFGLFSGFVAVGWADHPIPAEKSLARGWVQSLYARGEKEVFSGKSLDTIGMPVGGFGTGQLYLCGDGTLGCWEIFNRHEFRGTGDVSYRARIPDHPVEQGFAVVVQQGGQFTVRALNRTGFTGISFNGQYPVGTIAYQEDGFPIEATMQAFSPFIPLNAKDSALPATVFLVTLKNVSAAPVNTGLLGWLENAVCRYTASEMPGLRRTRIVNDRGRNFIIHSAEDAPKMDGAPADRPPILLQDFEGETYGDWTVAGEAFGTGPAKGGFPGQQPVSGYEGAGLVNSWKGNDDLTGELASPPFTVSRKYINFLIGGGQYAGETCINLLVDGAVVRTAAGGNSEALGAAYWNVGDLEGKQAQIQIVDRRGGGWAHINVDHIEMADTRRGGPTGPVSALYDCGTMCLAIAEETGDPATTNDLFATLDGHGQKAVVANGDPYPFPERRVAALATARGDIAPGAERTYAFVLSWHFPNIPNGHEYATRFEDAPAVAHYVFDNQPRLVGDTFKWRDTYYDGTLPCWLLDRLHSTVSYLSTGTSQWWANGRFYAFEGVVCCAGTCTHVWNYAHAEARLFPELARSARELQDFNASGGGFHPDTGLVGFRSDDNYAADGQCGTILKAYREHLMSANGDFLARIYPAAKKALEYMLAQDENDDGLIENTQPNTYDINFEGANTFVGSLYLAALRAGEEMAREMGDAEFADRCRRVFDSGSRLSVERLWNGEYFIQDVDLDRFPANQYGPGCLSDQLFGQTWARQLNLGTLYPEANVRGALAAIWKYNWAPDIAVYNDLHRPLRWFVNPGEAGLIVCTWPKSAYLNQGVIYKDEVWTGMEYQVASGMIAEGMVEEGLAMCRAVHDRYHPIKRNPYNEVECGDHYARAMASWGVFTALQGFEHHGPKGHIGFAPRIAPGHFISAFTAAEGWGIFAQKREGGAQEDRIEVRWGRLRVKTLAFEFVPGTPVTAVNVTLGDVPVESTFAVNGARVTITLVAEAILTQDQVLNVSIR, from the coding sequence ATGACAAAGCAAACGGTATTCATGGTTTTTTTCGGTCTTTTTTCCGGGTTTGTCGCCGTCGGATGGGCGGATCATCCCATTCCGGCGGAAAAGTCCCTTGCGCGGGGATGGGTGCAGAGTCTCTACGCGCGGGGCGAAAAGGAGGTGTTCTCCGGCAAGTCGCTCGACACGATCGGCATGCCGGTGGGTGGTTTCGGCACGGGTCAGTTGTATTTATGCGGGGACGGGACGCTCGGTTGCTGGGAGATCTTCAACCGCCATGAATTCCGCGGAACGGGCGATGTCAGTTACCGCGCGCGCATTCCGGACCATCCCGTGGAACAGGGGTTCGCGGTTGTCGTGCAGCAGGGCGGTCAATTCACGGTGCGCGCGTTGAATCGAACCGGTTTTACCGGGATTTCCTTCAACGGCCAGTATCCCGTTGGGACGATTGCTTATCAGGAGGACGGTTTTCCGATCGAAGCGACGATGCAGGCGTTTTCGCCCTTCATTCCGCTCAATGCCAAGGACAGCGCGTTGCCCGCGACCGTGTTTCTCGTCACGCTGAAGAATGTTTCCGCCGCGCCCGTCAACACGGGCCTGCTCGGTTGGCTGGAAAATGCCGTCTGCCGGTATACGGCGTCCGAAATGCCCGGCCTCCGCCGCACGCGCATCGTCAACGACAGGGGCCGGAATTTCATCATTCATTCCGCCGAGGATGCCCCGAAAATGGATGGAGCGCCCGCGGACCGGCCACCGATTCTCCTGCAGGATTTCGAAGGTGAAACCTACGGCGATTGGACCGTTGCCGGCGAGGCATTCGGCACGGGCCCGGCCAAGGGCGGTTTTCCCGGCCAGCAGCCGGTTTCCGGATATGAGGGCGCCGGTCTCGTCAATTCATGGAAGGGCAACGACGATCTGACGGGGGAACTCGCCTCGCCCCCCTTCACGGTGTCCCGCAAATATATCAACTTCCTCATTGGCGGCGGCCAGTATGCGGGCGAGACGTGTATCAATCTTTTGGTGGACGGCGCCGTGGTTCGCACGGCCGCGGGCGGCAACAGCGAGGCGTTGGGCGCCGCCTACTGGAACGTCGGCGATCTGGAAGGCAAGCAGGCGCAAATCCAGATTGTGGACCGGCGCGGCGGCGGCTGGGCCCACATCAACGTGGATCACATTGAAATGGCGGACACCCGCCGCGGGGGTCCGACAGGCCCCGTCTCCGCGCTGTACGATTGCGGCACGATGTGCCTGGCCATTGCCGAGGAAACGGGCGATCCGGCCACCACAAACGATCTCTTTGCAACACTCGACGGCCACGGACAAAAGGCGGTTGTCGCCAACGGGGATCCGTACCCCTTTCCCGAACGGCGGGTAGCGGCTCTGGCAACGGCGCGGGGCGATATCGCACCGGGCGCGGAGCGCACATACGCCTTTGTGCTTTCATGGCATTTCCCCAACATCCCCAACGGCCACGAGTACGCCACGCGCTTCGAGGACGCGCCCGCCGTCGCGCATTACGTGTTCGACAATCAGCCGCGACTCGTCGGCGACACGTTCAAATGGCGAGACACCTATTACGACGGCACGCTGCCGTGCTGGCTGCTCGACCGTTTGCACTCGACGGTTTCGTATCTCTCGACAGGGACGAGCCAATGGTGGGCGAATGGGCGCTTCTATGCGTTCGAAGGCGTCGTGTGCTGCGCCGGCACCTGCACACACGTCTGGAACTACGCGCATGCCGAAGCGCGTCTTTTCCCCGAATTGGCGCGATCCGCGCGTGAATTGCAGGACTTCAACGCGAGCGGGGGCGGATTTCATCCCGACACGGGCCTCGTCGGTTTCCGAAGCGACGACAACTACGCCGCCGACGGGCAATGTGGAACCATCCTCAAGGCCTATCGGGAACATTTGATGTCGGCCAACGGCGACTTCCTCGCGCGAATCTATCCGGCGGCCAAGAAGGCCCTTGAATATATGCTCGCGCAGGATGAAAACGACGACGGCCTGATTGAAAACACCCAGCCGAACACCTACGACATCAATTTCGAGGGCGCTAACACCTTCGTCGGCTCGCTCTATCTTGCGGCCCTGCGCGCGGGCGAGGAAATGGCGCGCGAGATGGGCGACGCCGAATTCGCGGATCGTTGTCGTCGCGTGTTCGACAGCGGCAGCCGGTTGAGCGTGGAACGCCTGTGGAACGGCGAGTATTTCATTCAAGACGTGGACCTAGATCGCTTCCCGGCCAATCAGTACGGTCCCGGCTGTTTGTCGGATCAACTTTTTGGCCAGACGTGGGCACGCCAATTGAATCTTGGCACGTTGTATCCGGAGGCGAACGTGCGCGGGGCACTGGCGGCGATTTGGAAATACAACTGGGCGCCGGATATCGCGGTCTATAACGATCTGCACCGTCCCTTGCGCTGGTTTGTAAATCCAGGCGAAGCGGGACTTATCGTCTGCACATGGCCGAAGAGCGCATACCTGAACCAAGGCGTCATCTACAAGGATGAGGTTTGGACCGGCATGGAATACCAGGTCGCGTCGGGCATGATCGCGGAAGGAATGGTCGAAGAGGGTCTTGCGATGTGCCGCGCCGTCCATGATCGCTATCACCCGATCAAGCGCAATCCGTACAACGAAGTCGAATGCGGCGACCATTATGCGCGCGCCATGGCAAGCTGGGGTGTATTCACGGCCCTGCAGGGGTTCGAGCATCACGGACCGAAGGGACACATTGGATTCGCCCCGCGCATCGCGCCCGGCCACTTTATCTCCGCTTTTACCGCCGCGGAAGGCTGGGGAATTTTTGCGCAAAAACGGGAAGGCGGCGCGCAGGAAGATCGCATCGAGGTTCGCTGGGGCCGTCTCCGCGTCAAAACGCTCGCGTTCGAGTTCGTCCCCGGAACACCCGTCACAGCCGTCAATGTCACCCTTGGCGACGTCCCTGTCGAATCCACGTTCGCGGTGAACGGAGCCCGCGTAACGATAACACTTGTCGCCGAGGCGATTCTCACGCAAGACCAAGTCCTGAACGTCTCAATCCGCTGA
- a CDS encoding PKD domain-containing protein yields the protein MWRSAQLITDVQDAVSQIHPNRGWLVAGDESTASTIKQFASKDHPNTDFWPHLIVTYEDEAGEGEGEGEGEGEGEGEGEGEGEDLCTAVLSPVDAGTTASGTAREFTNYAGTNYIEVIHTVPSPTGAYILDAEGNVGVDLGSPASPIHHDLTEAELEWLDWRYSFGTRLYVIVTSAAYPNGEISGRLTCLYQQQCPFALNGNQVVPPGASEATGSGEMYLGMLWFSFYIEHNVSNPTAAWIGKAPSGENGELIANLGNPTSPIDETVYFTPEGFFTFLEGMYDAEYYVVIENADGQQIRGQIACYTGEGEGEGEGEGYDPCENNLFNDGSFESGIQNAFWTQQSVNFPELICDLVHCPIAAGSHTGEFFVYYYGYDRPDQAYVEQMVNMPAANGATLSFRFQIGRGSGNGTDAFKVLADGTEIWSVTENDTNYLGEYKEILLDVGNFANGSSHIFRFLGNLAAAPSGSNSIFYLDDVCLTAQGILPMADFTALPLSGQAPLHVQFTDASKPGSSSITAWAWNFGDGGSSTQQNPTHTYAAPGSYTVGLTVTTSLGSNTKTKESYITVTSGGEGEGEGEGEGEGEGEGEGEGEGEGEGEG from the coding sequence GTGTGGCGTTCGGCCCAATTGATTACTGACGTGCAGGACGCGGTGTCACAGATTCATCCCAATCGGGGCTGGCTCGTCGCGGGCGACGAGTCAACCGCTTCCACAATAAAACAGTTTGCCTCGAAAGATCATCCCAACACGGACTTCTGGCCACACCTTATCGTAACCTATGAAGACGAAGCAGGCGAAGGGGAAGGAGAGGGTGAAGGCGAAGGGGAAGGCGAAGGAGAAGGAGAAGGAGAAGGAGAAGATTTATGCACTGCTGTCTTGTCGCCGGTTGACGCGGGAACGACCGCCTCCGGAACCGCGCGTGAATTCACGAATTATGCCGGAACGAATTACATCGAGGTTATACATACCGTTCCATCGCCCACAGGCGCTTATATTCTTGATGCCGAAGGCAATGTCGGCGTAGACCTTGGATCGCCGGCCAGCCCTATTCATCACGATCTGACGGAAGCCGAACTGGAGTGGCTCGATTGGCGGTACAGTTTCGGTACGCGACTCTACGTCATTGTTACCAGCGCCGCCTACCCCAATGGCGAAATATCCGGACGCTTGACGTGTCTATATCAACAGCAATGTCCCTTTGCATTGAATGGAAACCAAGTCGTTCCGCCGGGCGCAAGCGAGGCCACGGGCAGCGGCGAAATGTACCTTGGCATGCTTTGGTTTAGTTTTTACATTGAACACAATGTATCGAATCCCACCGCGGCATGGATAGGCAAGGCGCCCTCGGGTGAAAACGGCGAACTCATTGCCAATCTTGGAAATCCCACGAGCCCAATAGATGAAACCGTTTATTTTACTCCCGAAGGCTTCTTCACGTTTCTCGAAGGCATGTACGATGCCGAATATTATGTCGTAATCGAAAATGCCGACGGCCAGCAGATTCGCGGGCAAATTGCTTGTTATACCGGAGAAGGCGAAGGGGAAGGCGAAGGCGAGGGCTACGACCCCTGCGAAAATAATCTCTTCAACGACGGAAGTTTTGAATCCGGCATCCAAAACGCCTTCTGGACCCAGCAATCCGTCAATTTCCCCGAACTTATCTGCGACCTTGTGCATTGCCCGATCGCCGCGGGTTCCCATACCGGCGAATTCTTTGTGTACTATTACGGTTATGATCGCCCTGATCAGGCCTATGTCGAGCAGATGGTCAACATGCCCGCCGCTAATGGCGCCACGCTGTCGTTCCGGTTCCAAATCGGACGCGGGAGCGGGAACGGAACGGATGCGTTCAAGGTGCTGGCCGATGGAACGGAAATCTGGTCCGTGACCGAAAACGATACGAACTATCTGGGAGAATACAAGGAAATCCTCTTGGACGTTGGAAATTTCGCAAACGGTTCCAGCCACATTTTCCGGTTCTTGGGCAATCTTGCGGCCGCCCCGTCTGGTTCCAACAGCATCTTTTATCTTGATGATGTATGCCTGACCGCCCAAGGCATCCTGCCGATGGCGGACTTTACCGCTTTACCCCTGTCTGGACAGGCCCCGCTACACGTGCAATTTACCGATGCCTCCAAGCCCGGCAGTTCGTCCATTACGGCATGGGCGTGGAACTTTGGCGATGGTGGTTCAAGCACACAACAAAATCCCACCCACACCTATGCCGCGCCGGGTTCCTATACCGTTGGTTTGACCGTAACCACATCATTGGGCAGCAATACCAAAACGAAGGAAAGTTACATCACGGTTACCAGCGGAGGCGAAGGCGAGGGTGAAGGCGAAGGCGAAGGTGAAGGCGAAGGCGAAGGCGAAGGCGAAGGCGAAGGCGAAGGCGAAGGCGAAGGCG